A genomic stretch from Cellulomonas sp. KRMCY2 includes:
- a CDS encoding pyridoxamine 5'-phosphate oxidase family protein yields the protein MVHLTPEQHVFVTERHLATLTTLRADGTPHVVPVGFTWDPDEGVLRITTRSTSAKVRNVEAAASAGQPARAAVCQVDGGRWLTFEGTIVVVRDRAEIDDAMRRYAVRYRHLEEDPRRVVLRLAVDRVLGSDYMTR from the coding sequence GTGGTCCATCTGACGCCGGAGCAGCATGTCTTCGTCACCGAGCGGCACCTGGCGACCCTCACGACCCTGCGCGCCGACGGCACCCCGCACGTCGTGCCGGTCGGCTTCACCTGGGACCCGGACGAGGGAGTCCTGCGGATCACCACCCGGAGCACGTCGGCCAAGGTCCGCAACGTCGAGGCCGCCGCATCGGCCGGGCAGCCGGCCCGGGCCGCGGTCTGCCAGGTCGACGGCGGGCGCTGGCTGACCTTCGAGGGCACGATCGTGGTCGTCCGCGACCGGGCGGAGATCGACGACGCGATGCGTCGGTACGCCGTGCGGTACCGGCACCTCGAGGAGGACCCGCGGCGCGTCGTCCTGCGGCTCGCGGTCGACCGGGTGCTCGGCTCGGACTACATGACCCGCTGA
- the hisB gene encoding imidazoleglycerol-phosphate dehydratase HisB: MSTAVGGSPVGRVARTARIERATSESTVLVEVNLDGTGRTEISTTVPFYDHMLTALGKHSLIDLVVRATGDTHIDVHHTVEDVAIALGEALRQALGDKAGIARFGDALVPLDEALAQAVVDVSGRPYLVHSGEPEGQALHLIGGHFTGSLTRHVLESIAHHAGICIHMRVLAGRDPHHIVEAQFKALARALRAAVAPDPRVEGVPSTKGAL; the protein is encoded by the coding sequence GTGAGCACAGCTGTTGGCGGGAGCCCCGTGGGACGCGTCGCCCGGACCGCGCGCATCGAGCGGGCGACGTCGGAGTCGACAGTCCTGGTGGAGGTGAACCTCGACGGGACCGGGCGGACCGAGATCTCCACGACCGTGCCGTTCTACGACCACATGCTCACCGCGCTGGGCAAGCACTCCCTGATCGACCTGGTGGTACGCGCGACCGGGGACACCCACATCGACGTGCACCACACGGTGGAGGACGTCGCGATCGCGCTCGGCGAGGCGCTGCGACAGGCGCTGGGGGACAAGGCCGGGATCGCCCGCTTCGGCGATGCGCTCGTCCCGCTCGACGAGGCGCTCGCGCAGGCCGTCGTCGACGTCTCCGGTCGGCCGTACCTCGTGCACTCGGGCGAGCCGGAGGGTCAGGCGCTGCACCTGATCGGCGGCCACTTCACGGGCTCGCTGACCAGGCACGTCCTGGAGTCGATCGCGCACCATGCCGGGATCTGCATCCACATGCGCGTGCTCGCCGGCCGCGACCCGCACCACATCGTCGAGGCGCAGTTCAAGGCCCTGGCCAGGGCCCTGCGCGCCGCGGTGGCGCCGGATCCTCGCGTGGAGGGCGTCCCGTCGACCAAGGGCGCCCTGTGA
- the hisD gene encoding histidinol dehydrogenase, translated as MISRIDLRGRPLTPRQLAQVLPRPDLDVAGAAELVAPIMQDVRDRGAAALRDLAERFDGVRPVHLRVPAQALADALSALDPGVRAALEEAITRVRTVHAAQVPDDLKIDLAPGAQVRQRWLPVGRVGLYVPGGLAVYPSSVVMNVIPAQEAGVRSLAVTSPPRVENGGLPHPTILAACALLGVDEVYAAGGAQAIAMLAYGAAGQTPEDGEILCEPVDVVTGPGNQYVTAAKRLVLGTVGIDSEAGPTEIAILADAGADAGHVAADLVSQAEHGPTSASVLVTDSVELADAVDALLPAVVAGTRHSQRVATALAGPQSAVVLVEDLEQGLAVVNAYGAEHLEVQTADAAAVADRVTSAGAIFVGSYSPVSLGDYMAGSNHVLPTGGCAHYASGLGVHSFLRAVQVIEYDADALATLADRIVAIADDEDLPAHGEAVRARFGR; from the coding sequence GTGATCTCGCGCATCGACCTCCGCGGCCGGCCCCTGACCCCCCGTCAGCTCGCCCAGGTGCTGCCCCGTCCCGACCTGGACGTCGCGGGTGCGGCCGAGCTGGTCGCCCCGATCATGCAGGACGTCCGCGACCGCGGTGCGGCCGCGCTGCGCGACCTCGCCGAGCGCTTCGACGGTGTGCGGCCCGTGCACCTGCGCGTCCCGGCCCAGGCCCTGGCCGACGCGTTGTCCGCGCTCGACCCCGGGGTGCGTGCTGCGCTCGAGGAGGCCATCACCCGGGTGCGCACCGTCCACGCTGCGCAGGTGCCGGACGACCTGAAGATCGACCTCGCTCCTGGCGCCCAGGTGCGCCAGCGCTGGCTGCCGGTCGGACGCGTGGGTCTGTACGTGCCGGGCGGGCTGGCTGTGTACCCGTCATCGGTGGTCATGAACGTCATCCCCGCGCAGGAGGCGGGCGTGCGCTCGCTCGCCGTGACCAGCCCGCCCCGCGTCGAGAACGGCGGCCTGCCGCACCCGACGATCCTCGCCGCGTGCGCCTTGCTGGGTGTCGACGAGGTCTACGCCGCAGGTGGTGCACAGGCGATCGCGATGCTCGCCTACGGCGCCGCGGGCCAGACGCCGGAGGACGGCGAGATCCTGTGCGAGCCGGTGGACGTCGTGACCGGCCCGGGGAACCAGTACGTGACCGCAGCGAAGCGCCTCGTGCTCGGGACGGTCGGCATCGACTCCGAGGCGGGTCCGACCGAGATCGCGATCCTCGCCGATGCCGGCGCCGATGCCGGTCACGTCGCCGCCGACCTGGTCTCCCAGGCCGAGCACGGCCCGACGTCGGCCTCGGTCCTGGTGACGGACTCGGTCGAGCTGGCCGACGCGGTAGACGCCCTCCTGCCGGCCGTCGTGGCTGGGACGCGGCACTCGCAGCGGGTCGCCACAGCACTGGCGGGTCCGCAGTCCGCCGTCGTCCTGGTCGAGGACCTCGAGCAGGGCCTTGCTGTGGTCAACGCCTACGGCGCGGAGCACCTCGAGGTGCAGACCGCTGACGCCGCAGCGGTCGCCGACCGGGTCACGAGCGCCGGAGCGATCTTCGTCGGGTCCTACTCGCCGGTGTCCCTCGGCGACTACATGGCCGGCTCGAACCACGTGCTGCCCACCGGCGGCTGCGCGCACTACGCGAGCGGGCTGGGCGTGCACAGCTTCCTCAGGGCGGTCCAGGTCATCGAGTACGACGCCGACGCGTTGGCGACGCTGGCTGACCGGATCGTCGCCATCGCCGACGACGAGGACCTGCCGGCGCACGGTGAGGCGGTTCGGGCCCGGTTCGGTCGATGA
- a CDS encoding histidinol-phosphate transaminase, whose amino-acid sequence MTADLARAGSDPRPGFPLRPELRGIEPYGAPQLDVPVLLNVNENPYPPSDRVVADIAGAVAEAARGLNRYPDRDFDALRADLATYLLRESGVTLRPEQIWAANGSNEVMLHLLQAFGGPGRTALSFAPTYSMYPEYARDTATAWIAGRRAADFTLDPDEVVAEIERHVPSVILLASPNNPTGTALRPASIAGVLAAADGVPGGCVVVVDEAYGEFRRAGTPSALELLADHPNLAVSRTMSKAFGLAGARVGYLAAAPALIDALRVVRLPYHLSAVTQAVARAALAHSTELMAQVGSLRAERDVTVTWLRDRGLTVPDTDANFVLFGMFDDRHAIWQGLLDRGVLIRETGPEGWLRVSIGTPAEMAAFKDALVEVAGL is encoded by the coding sequence GTGACCGCCGACCTCGCCCGCGCCGGGTCCGACCCGCGACCGGGTTTCCCGCTGCGCCCCGAGCTGCGCGGGATCGAGCCCTACGGTGCACCTCAGCTCGACGTCCCGGTGCTGCTCAACGTCAACGAGAACCCCTACCCGCCGTCCGACCGGGTGGTCGCGGACATCGCCGGCGCCGTCGCGGAGGCGGCCCGCGGACTGAACCGCTACCCGGATCGTGACTTCGACGCGCTGCGGGCCGACCTGGCGACCTACCTGCTGCGGGAGTCGGGTGTCACGCTGCGACCCGAGCAGATCTGGGCGGCGAACGGTTCGAACGAGGTCATGCTGCACCTGCTGCAGGCCTTCGGCGGTCCCGGGCGCACCGCACTGTCCTTCGCGCCGACGTACTCGATGTACCCCGAGTACGCGCGGGACACCGCCACGGCCTGGATCGCCGGCCGCCGGGCAGCGGACTTCACGCTCGACCCCGACGAGGTCGTCGCCGAGATCGAGCGGCACGTGCCGTCGGTGATCCTGCTGGCCAGCCCCAACAACCCGACCGGCACGGCACTGCGGCCAGCGAGCATCGCCGGCGTCCTCGCCGCGGCCGACGGCGTCCCGGGTGGGTGCGTGGTCGTGGTGGACGAGGCGTACGGCGAGTTCCGGCGGGCCGGCACGCCGTCCGCGCTCGAGCTGCTCGCCGACCACCCGAACCTCGCCGTGAGCCGCACGATGTCCAAGGCCTTCGGTCTGGCCGGGGCACGGGTGGGGTACCTCGCCGCGGCTCCGGCGCTGATCGACGCGCTCCGGGTGGTGCGTCTGCCGTACCACCTGTCGGCCGTGACCCAGGCCGTCGCGCGCGCGGCGCTCGCCCACTCGACCGAGCTGATGGCGCAGGTCGGCTCGCTGCGGGCCGAGCGGGACGTCACGGTGACCTGGCTGCGGGACCGTGGACTGACCGTCCCGGACACCGACGCGAACTTCGTGCTGTTCGGCATGTTCGACGACCGGCACGCGATCTGGCAGGGTCTGCTCGACCGCGGGGTGCTGATCCGGGAGACCGGACCGGAAGGTTGGCTGCGGGTGTCGATCGGCACACCGGCGGAGATGGCGGCGTTCAAGGACGCCCTGGTGGAGGTGGCAGGACTGTGA
- a CDS encoding RecQ family ATP-dependent DNA helicase — MPPDARPHDLPARLPSSAALRARAEEVLRRLVGRQDAVLREDQWSAIEALVADRRRTLVVQRTGWGKSAVYFVATALLREQGSGPTVIVSPLLALMRNQVDAARRAGIAAETIHSANTDEWEQVHDRVAAGTTDVLLVSPERLNNPGFRDEVLPRLAHDAGLLVVDEAHCISDWGHDFRPDYRRIRTLLAELPPGTPVLATTATANARVTADVAEQLAHHGAQDPDAAEASDGLGQAAARDADAVLVLRGSLDRESLHLAVRELPDHAAQLAWLTTNLPAITGSGIVYCLTVAAAEQVAAHLRGAGLAVRSYTGQTDPAERLLCEQDLLDNRVKALVATSALGMGFDKPDLGFVVHLGAPSSPIAYYQQVGRAGRATERAEVVLLPGRDDRAIWDWFASMAFPPEQAVRATLAALDGAHGPMSTAALEPMVDLRRNRLELMLKVLDVDGAVHRVRGGWESTGQSWSYDAERYARVATTRRAEQDAMLDYVATRGCRMAFLRAALDDPDLDRDEDGASAWRCGRCDRCGGWTQDAAPEAAAVAAARAALAVPGVELTPRRQWPSGMSALGIELSGRIVAGDGAEAGRGVARLDGLGWGGALREMFAVGPGGGTVDGPLPVGLRAVVTEVLDAWRDDLDGAIDGVVVIRSATRPVLTDHLAAGVARHLGVPLVGAVVPDPALPPGRHDVNSAQRLSGVVRRLRLDLTPAAAAGLAGRSVLLVDDRYDTGWTMTVAARLLRRAGARAVHPWVLAVG; from the coding sequence ATGCCTCCCGACGCACGACCCCACGACCTGCCTGCCCGGCTGCCGTCGAGCGCAGCCCTGCGTGCCCGCGCGGAGGAGGTCCTGCGCAGGCTCGTCGGCCGCCAGGACGCCGTCCTGCGCGAGGACCAGTGGTCCGCGATCGAGGCCCTGGTCGCCGATCGGCGACGGACGCTGGTGGTGCAGCGGACCGGCTGGGGAAAGTCGGCGGTCTACTTCGTGGCGACGGCGCTGCTGCGCGAGCAGGGTTCCGGTCCGACGGTCATCGTCTCCCCGCTGCTCGCCCTGATGCGCAACCAGGTCGACGCCGCGCGTCGGGCCGGGATCGCAGCCGAGACGATCCACTCGGCGAACACCGACGAGTGGGAGCAGGTCCATGACCGGGTCGCGGCCGGGACCACCGACGTCCTGCTGGTCTCGCCGGAGCGGCTGAACAACCCCGGCTTCCGCGACGAGGTGCTTCCGCGGCTGGCACACGACGCAGGGCTGCTCGTGGTGGACGAGGCGCACTGCATCTCCGACTGGGGGCACGACTTCCGGCCGGACTACCGACGGATCCGCACCCTGCTCGCCGAGCTCCCGCCCGGGACGCCGGTGCTCGCCACGACCGCCACCGCCAACGCCCGGGTCACCGCCGACGTCGCCGAGCAGCTCGCCCACCACGGCGCCCAGGACCCGGACGCCGCCGAGGCGAGCGACGGCCTCGGGCAGGCAGCGGCTCGTGACGCCGACGCGGTCCTGGTCCTGCGCGGGTCGCTCGATCGCGAGAGCCTGCACCTGGCGGTGCGCGAGCTGCCCGACCACGCCGCCCAGCTCGCGTGGCTGACCACCAATCTGCCGGCCATCACGGGTTCTGGCATCGTGTACTGCCTGACCGTCGCGGCTGCGGAGCAGGTCGCCGCCCACCTGCGCGGCGCGGGTCTGGCGGTCCGGTCCTACACCGGCCAGACCGACCCGGCCGAGCGCCTCCTGTGCGAGCAGGACCTGCTCGACAACCGGGTCAAGGCGCTCGTCGCCACCTCCGCCCTCGGCATGGGCTTCGACAAGCCCGACCTCGGCTTCGTCGTGCACCTCGGCGCGCCCAGCTCCCCGATCGCCTACTACCAGCAGGTGGGCCGGGCCGGCCGTGCCACCGAGCGCGCCGAGGTCGTGCTGCTGCCCGGTCGCGACGACCGGGCCATCTGGGACTGGTTCGCCTCGATGGCGTTCCCGCCGGAGCAGGCGGTCCGGGCCACCCTCGCGGCCCTCGACGGCGCGCACGGACCGATGTCGACAGCAGCGCTCGAGCCGATGGTCGACCTGCGCCGCAACCGCCTCGAGCTCATGCTCAAGGTGCTCGACGTCGACGGCGCGGTGCATCGGGTGCGCGGCGGCTGGGAGTCGACCGGCCAGTCGTGGTCCTACGACGCAGAGCGTTACGCGCGGGTCGCCACGACGCGGCGCGCCGAGCAGGACGCGATGCTCGACTACGTCGCGACCCGGGGGTGCCGGATGGCCTTCCTGCGTGCCGCCCTCGACGACCCGGACCTCGATCGCGACGAGGACGGCGCGTCCGCCTGGCGATGCGGGCGGTGCGACCGGTGCGGCGGCTGGACGCAGGACGCGGCGCCGGAGGCCGCAGCGGTGGCAGCCGCCCGTGCTGCGCTGGCGGTGCCAGGGGTCGAGCTCACACCGCGGCGGCAGTGGCCGAGCGGGATGTCGGCGCTGGGGATCGAGCTGTCCGGCAGGATCGTCGCCGGCGACGGCGCCGAGGCCGGTCGTGGCGTGGCCCGCCTGGACGGTCTCGGCTGGGGCGGGGCGCTGCGCGAGATGTTCGCGGTCGGGCCGGGCGGCGGGACCGTGGACGGGCCCCTGCCGGTCGGTCTCCGGGCGGTGGTCACCGAGGTGCTCGACGCCTGGCGGGACGACCTCGACGGCGCGATCGACGGCGTCGTGGTCATCCGATCAGCGACCCGGCCGGTGCTGACCGACCACCTCGCGGCCGGCGTCGCGCGTCATCTCGGCGTCCCGCTCGTGGGGGCGGTCGTCCCGGACCCTGCGCTCCCGCCAGGTCGGCACGACGTGAACTCCGCACAACGGCTCTCCGGCGTGGTGCGACGGCTCCGCCTGGACCTGACGCCGGCTGCCGCGGCGGGCCTGGCCGGACGCTCGGTGCTGCTCGTCGACGACCGGTACGACACCGGCTGGACGATGACGGTCGCGGCGCGGCTGCTCCGGCGGGCCGGCGCGCGGGCCGTGCACCCGTGGGTGCTGGCCGTCGGCTGA
- a CDS encoding alpha/beta fold hydrolase has translation MRRSTAYLALVMVLLAGCAPADPEPTPEPPGSSAAGPTEYRDGLSATIDLPTGTEPTAVVVLVPGGGWSSADPGGLAPLAAALAEDGLAVVTITYGTSGTDAFYPTPVDDVRCAVAFAAAQVPGVPVVLVGHSAGAQLVALVGLVPEPDPAGARDCAYPDHAADAVVGLAGPYDVTRTGGLARNLFGVGQDEDAELWAAGNPLTWVDERPDVPYLLVHGESDSDVPTAFTSDFAALLDDAGHDVTVELVPGADHGDIYQPGTVGELLIDWIDGTVLAGP, from the coding sequence GTGAGACGCAGCACCGCCTACCTGGCCCTGGTGATGGTGCTCCTGGCAGGCTGCGCACCGGCCGACCCTGAGCCGACGCCGGAACCGCCCGGCTCGTCGGCGGCGGGGCCCACCGAGTACCGCGACGGCCTGTCCGCCACGATCGACCTGCCCACCGGGACCGAGCCGACTGCCGTCGTGGTGCTGGTGCCCGGCGGTGGCTGGTCGAGCGCCGATCCTGGCGGCCTGGCCCCCCTGGCAGCGGCCCTCGCCGAGGACGGCCTGGCGGTCGTGACGATCACGTACGGCACCTCCGGCACCGATGCCTTCTACCCGACGCCGGTCGACGACGTCCGCTGTGCTGTCGCGTTCGCCGCCGCGCAGGTACCGGGCGTCCCGGTGGTGCTCGTCGGGCACTCCGCCGGCGCCCAGCTCGTCGCACTCGTCGGTCTCGTCCCGGAGCCCGACCCCGCCGGGGCCCGGGACTGCGCGTACCCGGACCACGCGGCGGACGCTGTCGTCGGCCTGGCCGGTCCCTATGACGTCACCCGCACGGGCGGGCTCGCGCGGAACCTGTTCGGCGTCGGGCAGGACGAGGACGCCGAGCTCTGGGCGGCCGGGAACCCGCTCACGTGGGTGGACGAGCGCCCGGACGTGCCCTACCTGCTCGTGCACGGAGAGTCGGACAGCGACGTCCCGACCGCGTTCACCAGCGACTTCGCCGCACTGCTGGACGACGCCGGGCACGACGTGACCGTCGAGCTCGTGCCCGGAGCCGACCACGGTGACATCTACCAGCCCGGCACCGTCGGTGAGCTGCTGATCGACTGGATCGACGGGACGGTGCTCGCCGGGCCGTAG
- a CDS encoding RNA-binding S4 domain-containing protein — translation MDPDDTPSAPMHEGTETVEVAGSMIRLGQLLKLAGIAESGGHARALLADGEVRVNGEIEQRRGRQLSTGDEVVVALPGGDHHLRVS, via the coding sequence ATGGACCCCGACGACACACCGTCCGCTCCGATGCACGAGGGCACCGAGACGGTCGAGGTGGCCGGCAGCATGATCCGCCTCGGTCAGCTCCTCAAGCTGGCCGGGATCGCCGAGTCGGGCGGGCACGCACGCGCCCTGCTGGCCGATGGCGAGGTCCGGGTCAACGGTGAGATCGAGCAGCGCCGCGGTCGTCAGCTCTCGACCGGGGACGAGGTCGTCGTGGCCCTGCCGGGTGGCGACCACCACCTGCGCGTGAGCTGA
- a CDS encoding YgjV family protein, protein MPVLEIIGWLGSAVLITSLLQTRVMRFRVLNTVSCAVLIGYNALVGVWPMVAMNVVLVGINLWVIARLLRERHDERAYDVVPIGVREPYLRHLLDRHRADIVAFNPDLPSDVPAVAEHAFLVSTGDQLVGVVLSRAGDTPDEQQVVLDYVLPPFRDFTPGEFVFRADGPFAALGTHRVLASPGMAASEKYLRAVGFVRQGDRQALELVDA, encoded by the coding sequence GTGCCAGTGCTCGAGATCATCGGCTGGCTCGGCTCAGCCGTCCTGATCACCTCCCTGCTGCAGACCCGCGTGATGCGGTTCCGCGTGCTCAACACCGTGTCCTGTGCGGTGCTGATCGGCTACAACGCGCTGGTCGGCGTCTGGCCGATGGTGGCGATGAACGTCGTGCTGGTCGGCATCAACCTCTGGGTGATCGCCCGCCTGCTCCGTGAGCGGCACGACGAGCGTGCCTACGACGTCGTCCCGATCGGCGTGCGGGAGCCGTACCTGCGCCACCTGCTCGACCGGCACCGCGCCGACATCGTCGCGTTCAACCCCGACCTGCCGTCCGACGTGCCGGCCGTGGCCGAGCACGCGTTCCTGGTGAGCACCGGTGACCAGCTCGTCGGGGTCGTGCTCTCGAGGGCGGGCGACACGCCGGACGAGCAGCAGGTCGTGCTCGACTACGTGCTGCCGCCGTTCCGCGACTTCACGCCGGGGGAGTTCGTGTTCCGGGCCGACGGGCCGTTCGCGGCGCTCGGCACCCATCGTGTCCTGGCCTCGCCCGGGATGGCGGCGTCCGAGAAGTACCTGCGTGCGGTCGGGTTCGTCCGTCAGGGCGATCGGCAGGCCCTCGAGCTCGTCGACGCCTGA
- a CDS encoding DUF952 domain-containing protein — translation MSTVLHLAERTDWTAAVRSGSYDRSTRGASVAQTGFVHASTADQMPRVADVVHAGVPPEDLVLLVVDLEALALAGVPVRWENLDGGDETFPHIYAPLPTSAVVAALPVTLDDAGHVRLPDLGGLDVIDRRLAAPSEPPPGGE, via the coding sequence ATGAGCACAGTCCTGCACCTGGCCGAGCGGACCGACTGGACCGCTGCGGTGCGCAGCGGCTCCTACGACCGCTCGACGCGCGGCGCCTCGGTGGCGCAGACCGGGTTCGTGCACGCCTCGACGGCGGACCAGATGCCCAGGGTCGCGGACGTCGTGCACGCCGGCGTCCCGCCGGAGGATCTGGTGCTGCTGGTGGTGGACCTGGAAGCCCTCGCGCTGGCCGGGGTGCCGGTGCGCTGGGAGAACCTCGACGGCGGCGACGAGACCTTCCCGCACATCTACGCGCCGCTGCCGACGTCCGCCGTGGTCGCGGCGCTGCCGGTCACCCTCGACGACGCAGGGCACGTCCGACTGCCCGACCTCGGTGGGCTGGACGTCATCGACCGCCGCCTTGCGGCGCCGTCCGAGCCGCCGCCCGGCGGAGAGTGA